A window of the Phaseolus vulgaris cultivar G19833 chromosome 5, P. vulgaris v2.0, whole genome shotgun sequence genome harbors these coding sequences:
- the LOC137835412 gene encoding transcription factor TCP4-like isoform X2, whose amino-acid sequence MGMKSTGGEIVQVQGGHIVRSTGRKDRHSKVYTAKGPRDRRVRLSAHTAIQFYDVQDRLGYDRPSKAVDWLIKKAKNAIDKLAELPPWHPTANAADAENNHNHAGSGDMAIAEQSESSGYNFQLQRQLGEDHDNHHSAFIPSPIDTDAIAFFPTTTAPSSINFQTYPPDIISRTNTSTEDLGLSLHSFQDPGLIHGQSQAGANQTQTPSNHQTLFSGSTQMGFEANYPRIVTWNNDAGTDMNRTGFMVNSPALLGQGGSAAYSQRGTLQSSFSPSLRPWSDIPMASSAEHHKTQPIQQASIFGSRFLSDALPGFCIPARIQGQDGSHGLW is encoded by the exons ATGGGAATGAAGAGCACTGGGGGAGAGATTGTTCAAGTCCAAGGAGGGCACATTGTTCGGTCCACAGGTAGAAAAGATAGGCACAGTAAGGTTTACACTGCAAAGGGTCCTCGTGATCGCAGAGTTAGGCTCTCAGCGCACACAGCAATTCAGTTCTACGATGTTCAGGACCGTCTAGGGTATGACAGACCGAGCAAGGCCGTTGACTGGCTAATCAAGAAGGCCAAGAATGCCATTGACAAGCTCGCTGAGCTTCCTCCATGGCACCCTACTGCCAACGCTGCAGATGCAGAGAACAACCATAACCATGCAGGGTCTGGTGACATGGCCATTGCAGAACAATCAGAGTCTTCTGGTTACAATTTTCAGCTGCAAAGGCAATTAGGTGAGGACCATGATAACCACCATTCAGCTTTCATTCCTTCACCTATTGACACTGATGCAATAGCCTTTTTTCCCACAACCACTGCCCCCTCCTCCATCAATTTCCAAACCTACCCTCCTGACATAATCTCAAGAACCAACACATCCACTGAGGATCTTGGCCTTTCTCTTCACTCCTTCCAAGACCCGGGCCTGATTCATGGCCAGTCCCAAGCAGGTGCAAACCAAACACAAACACCTTCCAATCACCAAACCCTCTTTTCTGGCTCAACTCAAATGGGGTTTGAAGCCAATTACCCCAGGATTGTGACTTGGAACAATGATGCAGGCACCGATATGAACAGAACCGGGTTCATGGTCAACTCACCAGCTCTTCTAGGCCAAGGTGGTTCTGCTGCATATTCCCAGAGGGGGACCCTTCAGTCCAGTTTCTCACCATCACTTCGTCCTTGGAGTGACATTCCCATGGCTTCTTCCGCAGAACATCACAAGACACAACCAATTCAACAGGCTTCCATCTTTGGCAGCAGGTTTCTGTCTGATGCATTGCCAGGGTTCTGCATTCCTGCTAGAATTCAAGGCCAGGACGGGAGTCATGGT TTATGGTAA
- the LOC137835412 gene encoding transcription factor TCP4-like isoform X1 — protein MGMKSTGGEIVQVQGGHIVRSTGRKDRHSKVYTAKGPRDRRVRLSAHTAIQFYDVQDRLGYDRPSKAVDWLIKKAKNAIDKLAELPPWHPTANAADAENNHNHAGSGDMAIAEQSESSGYNFQLQRQLGEDHDNHHSAFIPSPIDTDAIAFFPTTTAPSSINFQTYPPDIISRTNTSTEDLGLSLHSFQDPGLIHGQSQAGANQTQTPSNHQTLFSGSTQMGFEANYPRIVTWNNDAGTDMNRTGFMVNSPALLGQGGSAAYSQRGTLQSSFSPSLRPWSDIPMASSAEHHKTQPIQQASIFGSRFLSDALPGFCIPARIQGQDGSHGVSPDKPSSSSPNSHHQAQT, from the coding sequence ATGGGAATGAAGAGCACTGGGGGAGAGATTGTTCAAGTCCAAGGAGGGCACATTGTTCGGTCCACAGGTAGAAAAGATAGGCACAGTAAGGTTTACACTGCAAAGGGTCCTCGTGATCGCAGAGTTAGGCTCTCAGCGCACACAGCAATTCAGTTCTACGATGTTCAGGACCGTCTAGGGTATGACAGACCGAGCAAGGCCGTTGACTGGCTAATCAAGAAGGCCAAGAATGCCATTGACAAGCTCGCTGAGCTTCCTCCATGGCACCCTACTGCCAACGCTGCAGATGCAGAGAACAACCATAACCATGCAGGGTCTGGTGACATGGCCATTGCAGAACAATCAGAGTCTTCTGGTTACAATTTTCAGCTGCAAAGGCAATTAGGTGAGGACCATGATAACCACCATTCAGCTTTCATTCCTTCACCTATTGACACTGATGCAATAGCCTTTTTTCCCACAACCACTGCCCCCTCCTCCATCAATTTCCAAACCTACCCTCCTGACATAATCTCAAGAACCAACACATCCACTGAGGATCTTGGCCTTTCTCTTCACTCCTTCCAAGACCCGGGCCTGATTCATGGCCAGTCCCAAGCAGGTGCAAACCAAACACAAACACCTTCCAATCACCAAACCCTCTTTTCTGGCTCAACTCAAATGGGGTTTGAAGCCAATTACCCCAGGATTGTGACTTGGAACAATGATGCAGGCACCGATATGAACAGAACCGGGTTCATGGTCAACTCACCAGCTCTTCTAGGCCAAGGTGGTTCTGCTGCATATTCCCAGAGGGGGACCCTTCAGTCCAGTTTCTCACCATCACTTCGTCCTTGGAGTGACATTCCCATGGCTTCTTCCGCAGAACATCACAAGACACAACCAATTCAACAGGCTTCCATCTTTGGCAGCAGGTTTCTGTCTGATGCATTGCCAGGGTTCTGCATTCCTGCTAGAATTCAAGGCCAGGACGGGAGTCATGGTGTTAGTCCCGACAAGCCATCATCTTCTTCTCCTAATTCTCATCACCAAGCACAAACGTGA